A single region of the Triticum dicoccoides isolate Atlit2015 ecotype Zavitan chromosome 2B, WEW_v2.0, whole genome shotgun sequence genome encodes:
- the LOC119367302 gene encoding probable E3 ubiquitin-protein ligase BAH1-like 1, protein MKFTKRYETYMRGIRTAEQELPAVGLKRLKKMLKKCRSHRSPHHKTGASDSSSSSDAGAAARCPGHCSVCDGSFFPSLLDEMSAVVGCFNEKAKKLLELHLASRFKKYVMWFSNRCHKNHGQLIQQGKDLVTYAIINAVAMRKILKKYDKVHYSKQGQEFKAQAQSLHIEILQSPWLSELMAFYMNLRRSKNNETAMELFGDCSLTFDDDQPTLSCNLFDSMRVDISLTCSICLDTMFDPVSLSCGHIFCYLCCCSAASVTIVDGLKSADHRSKCPLCRQAGVFPNAVHLDELNMLLSYSCPEYWEKRMQMERVERVRLAKEHWESQCRAFLGV, encoded by the exons ATGAAGTTCACCAAGAGGTACGAGACGTACATGCGGGGGATCAGGACGGCGGAGCAGGAGCTCCCCGCCGTGGGCCTCAAGCGCCTCAAGAAGATGCTCAAGAAATGCCGCTCCCACCGCAGCCCGCACCACAAAACCGGCGCctccgactcctcctcctcctccgacgccgGCGCCGCAGCCCGGTGCCCCGGCCATTGCTccg TATGTGATGGCAGTTTCTTCCCGTCCCTTCTCGACGAGATGTCAGCCGTCGTTGGCTGCTTCAACGAGAAGGCCAAGAAGCTCCTTGAATTGCACTTGGCGTCAAGGTTCAAGAAATATGTCATGTGGTTCAGCAACAGGTGTCACAAGAACCATGGGCAGTTAATACAGCAAGGCAAAGACTTGGTCACGTATGCGATTATAAACGCCGTGGCGATGAGGAAGATCCTGAAGAAGTATGACAAG GTACATTATTCGAAGCAAGGACAGGAGTTCAAAGCTCAGGCCCAGAGCCTGCACATTGAGATACTTCAGTCCCCATGGCTGTCTGAGCTAATGGCTTTCTACATGAACCTGAGAAGAAGCAAGAACAACGAGACTGCAATGGAGCTCTTTGGTGACTGCTCGCTCACATTCGATGACGACCAGCCAACACTCTCATGCAACCTCTTTGACTCTATGCGAGTTGACATCAGCTTGACATGTTCAATTTGCTTG gacacaATGTTTGATCCAGTATCGCTTTCCTGTGGCCACATATTTTGCTACTTGTGCTGTTGCTCTGCTGCATCGGTGACGATTGTCGATGGGTTGAAGTCCGCAGATCACAGATCAAAGTGCCCTTTGTGCCGACAG GCTGGGGTATTTCCTAATGCTGTGCACTTGGACGAGCTGAACATGCTACTAAGTTATAG TTGTCCGGAGTACTGGGAGAAAAGAATGCAGATGGAGCGAGTTGAGCGTGTTCGTCTGGCTAAGGAGCATTGGGAGTCCCAGTGCAGAGCATTCTTAGGCGTCTGA
- the LOC119367303 gene encoding ubiquitin-like-specific protease 1A translates to MPRAPATSAASHRRRGKRRVIGAHGTESLPRGRSHLLAFRSFTLRFALAAPRHRRRKRRLGGARRPAPSPRRRSGSVVSPSRFLALRPFVLRYLLAAGASTPCRRRKASVIDMGHYISRLLRETRTGEGGSRVRKRRDKGLREVIDLSANRVQADKANPARWGIGDVSNITLEEVPDDSLEEDLSELFAPLTNEEESEVNNLLNGSSHSKKVIVLHKPSNIEITKEKLWCLRPRGWLNDEVINLYLELLKERAEREPNRFLKCHFFNTFFYKKLACGKTGYDYQSVRRWTTPNKLGYRLAECEKIFIPVHRDVHWCLAIIDMKEETFHYLDSLGGKDSAVLRILARYIVDELKDKNDIEIDTSSWREVSVHIPLQHNGWDCGMFMLKFIDFYSRGLILSFSQEHMEYFRRRTAKEILRLRAD, encoded by the exons ATGCCCCGTGCGCCGGCGACCAGCGCCGCATCCCACCGCCGCCGCGGCAAGCGGCGCGTCATCGGCGCCCACGGCACCGAATCCCTTCCTCGCGGCCGCAGCCACCTCCTCGCCTTCCGCTCCTTCACCCTCcgcttcgccctcgccgccccgcgccaccgccgccgcaagcGCCGCCTCGGCGGCGCCCGCCGCCCCGCCCCCAGTCCCCGCCGCCGCAGCGGCAGCGTTGTTTCCCCCAGCCGCTTCCTCGCCCTCCGCCCGTTCGTCCTCCGCTACCTCCTCGCGGCCGGCGCATCGACCCCTTGCCGCCGTCGGAAGGCCTCCGTGATAGACATGGGCCACTACATTTCGCGGCTGCTGAGGGAGACTCGCACCGGCGAAGGCGGCTCAAGGGTACGCAAGAGGCGTGACAAGGGATTGCGGGAGGTGATAGATCTCAGTGCGAATAGGGTTCAAGCGGACAAGGCCAATCCCGCCAGGTGGGGTATTGGCGATGTGAGCAACATCACACTGGAGGAGGTGCCTGACGATAGTCTCGAAGAG GATCTGTCTGAATTATTTGCACCTCTCACAAATGAAGAAGAGAGTGAAGTAAACAACTTATTGAATGGTAGTTCTCACAG TAAAAAAGTAATAGTGCTGCATAAGCCTTCAAACATTGAGATTACCAAAGAGAAACTATGGTGTTTGAGGCCTCGTGGTTGGTTAAACGATGAG GTCATCAATTTGTACCTTGAATTATTAAAGGAGAGAGCAGAAAGAGAACCCAACAGATTTTTAAAATGCCACTTCTTTAACACATTCTTTTATAAGAAG CTTGCTTGTGGAAAAACTGGGTATGACTATCAGTCTGTTAGAAGATGGACGACCCCCAACAAGTTGGGTTATAGGCTTGCGGAGTGTGAGAAA ATATTTATTCCAGTACACAGAGATGTACATTGGTGCttggcaattattgacatgaaggaaGAAACTTTTCATTATCTCGATTCCCTTGGTGGCAAGGACAGTGCCGTACTGAGGATACTG GCTAGATATATCGTGGATGAATTGAAGGACAAGAATGACATAGAGATAGACACAAGTTCTTGGCGGGAAGTATCTGTTCATATTCCTTTGCAACATAATGG ATGGGATTGTGGTATGTTTATGCTCAAGTTCATTGATTTCTACAGCAGAGGTCTCATACTATCTTTTAGTCAG GAACATATGGAATATTTTAGGAGGCGGACAGCAAAGGAGATCCTGAGATTAAGAGCTGATTAA